Proteins from one Chthonomonadales bacterium genomic window:
- a CDS encoding DUF1559 domain-containing protein codes for MCRKQGSAFTLIELLVVIAIIAILAAILFPVFASAREKARTTSCLSNTKQIALGHLMYWQDYDEVVAPHAWTSAAAFPDDQRYWPELIQPYTKNWPILRCPSDGTDPFGIWNGSQANIKWWYNWMRWPAYGYNWNYLNQSDCSVWLPGGYPVTNAAINSPAGTVLLTDSKYVGDSAGWYTSHVVDSPAALWAPDDCTWSNGGWGAGSYGDDLNFASNPTYTGPVAIRHNEGTNVAFCDGHSKYMKAGALAAGTNWVKGMANTDIVISDRSQYLWDLQ; via the coding sequence ATGTGTCGCAAGCAAGGGAGCGCGTTCACCCTGATCGAGCTTCTGGTCGTTATCGCGATCATCGCGATTCTCGCTGCCATCCTGTTCCCTGTTTTCGCCTCCGCGCGCGAGAAGGCGCGCACCACCAGTTGCCTCTCCAACACCAAGCAGATCGCGCTCGGCCACCTGATGTACTGGCAGGACTACGACGAGGTCGTGGCCCCGCACGCCTGGACGAGCGCCGCCGCCTTTCCGGATGACCAGCGCTACTGGCCCGAGCTGATCCAGCCCTACACCAAGAACTGGCCGATCCTGCGCTGCCCATCCGATGGCACGGACCCGTTCGGCATCTGGAACGGCTCGCAGGCCAACATCAAGTGGTGGTACAACTGGATGAGGTGGCCCGCCTACGGCTACAACTGGAACTACCTCAATCAGTCCGATTGCTCCGTCTGGCTGCCCGGCGGCTATCCCGTCACCAATGCGGCCATCAACTCGCCCGCCGGCACCGTCCTGCTGACCGACTCCAAGTACGTCGGCGACAGCGCGGGTTGGTACACCTCGCACGTGGTGGACAGCCCGGCGGCCCTGTGGGCTCCGGATGACTGCACCTGGTCCAACGGCGGCTGGGGTGCGGGCTCTTACGGTGACGACCTGAACTTCGCCAGCAACCCCACGTACACCGGCCCCGTGGCCATCCGCCACAACGAGGGCACGAACGTGGCGTTCTGCGATGGCCACTCCAAGTACATGAAGGCCGGCGCGCTGGCGGCGGGCACCAACTGGGTGAAGGGGATGGCCAACACCGACATCGTCATCAGCGACCGTTCACAGTACCTGTGGGACCTTCAGTGA
- a CDS encoding ThuA domain-containing protein: MLALMPAVLAALAGLAVGLAPARPLRALLVADELPAMERLAARLGALEGVECSLTRPGAMGADLGGYDAVAVYIHGVLSPAAEAAFIRYAEAGGTLVLLHHSISSGKRANRDWFRFLGVTLPEEGPGRYRWIEGVTLEVVNLAPGHPIPSRGVRYPERIPFARAARPERRLPGFRLHDSEVYLNHVLTGPRTPLLGLRWTDPRSGETLMQETAGWVRAAGRGHVVYLMPGHNAREFDDPTYARIVANAVVWRPTRGE; encoded by the coding sequence ATGCTCGCCTTGATGCCGGCCGTGCTCGCCGCGCTCGCCGGCCTTGCGGTCGGCCTCGCGCCGGCCCGGCCGCTCCGCGCGCTCCTCGTCGCCGACGAGTTGCCCGCGATGGAGCGCCTGGCCGCGCGGCTCGGCGCCCTGGAGGGCGTCGAATGCAGCCTGACGCGCCCGGGGGCCATGGGGGCCGACCTCGGCGGCTACGACGCGGTCGCCGTCTACATCCACGGCGTCCTCTCGCCGGCCGCCGAGGCCGCGTTCATTCGCTACGCCGAGGCCGGCGGCACACTCGTGCTGCTCCATCATTCCATCAGCTCCGGCAAGCGCGCCAATCGCGACTGGTTTCGCTTCCTTGGCGTGACGCTGCCGGAGGAAGGGCCGGGCCGCTACCGGTGGATCGAGGGCGTCACGCTCGAGGTGGTGAACCTGGCGCCGGGCCACCCAATCCCGTCGCGCGGGGTGCGCTACCCGGAACGCATACCGTTCGCCCGCGCCGCCCGGCCGGAGCGCCGACTGCCCGGGTTCCGGCTCCATGACTCGGAGGTCTATCTGAACCACGTGCTGACGGGACCGCGGACGCCGCTGCTCGGACTGCGCTGGACGGACCCGCGGTCGGGCGAAACCCTCATGCAGGAGACGGCGGGGTGGGTACGCGCGGCGGGCCGCGGGCACGTGGTTTACCTGATGCCCGGCCACAACGCCCGCGAGTTCGACGATCCCACCTACGCGCGCATCGTGGCGAACGCCGTGGTCTGGAGGCCGACCCGAGGCGAGTGA
- a CDS encoding EamA family transporter, whose protein sequence is MRPAGAPAHLPEARAPAAARRGLWFAAGAIGLWCFTGLCFAAGSRALGPMVYTTLVSLVGVAVGAALHRARQRPLAGLVSMPPRVWAAGFLGIAVYTVLLVLAVGVATERDLAQVALVNYLWPVLMVLFACLLLPDRPPLGRALLGAALGLAGVAAVRGVDTFARPPADLLPHAMALAGACLWALYSVLLRRWRVPEEHNGSTAQFALCAALAATVGMARGEWAAAPHLTPAAVFWVLFCGVGPVGLGYYWWEIGVKQAPPHLAATLSFSIPVVSAVLIGLAYRQALSPGLLPGAALITLGAVVARGARTPA, encoded by the coding sequence ATGAGGCCGGCCGGCGCGCCGGCGCATCTGCCCGAGGCGCGCGCGCCAGCGGCCGCGCGGCGGGGCCTGTGGTTCGCGGCCGGGGCCATCGGCCTCTGGTGCTTCACGGGCCTCTGCTTCGCCGCCGGGTCGCGCGCGCTCGGCCCGATGGTCTACACGACCCTCGTCAGCCTGGTGGGCGTGGCGGTGGGCGCAGCGCTTCACCGTGCCCGCCAACGGCCCCTGGCGGGGCTGGTGTCGATGCCGCCGCGCGTTTGGGCCGCCGGGTTCCTCGGCATCGCCGTCTACACCGTCCTGCTGGTGCTGGCCGTCGGCGTGGCCACCGAGCGCGACCTGGCCCAGGTGGCGCTCGTCAACTATCTCTGGCCCGTGCTGATGGTCCTCTTTGCCTGCCTGCTGTTGCCGGACCGGCCGCCACTCGGACGGGCGCTGCTGGGCGCGGCGCTCGGGTTGGCGGGCGTCGCCGCCGTGCGCGGGGTAGACACGTTCGCGCGGCCGCCCGCCGACCTCCTGCCGCACGCTATGGCGCTGGCGGGCGCCTGCCTGTGGGCGCTCTACTCGGTGCTGCTGCGCCGCTGGCGCGTGCCGGAGGAGCACAACGGGTCGACGGCACAGTTCGCGCTCTGCGCGGCGCTCGCCGCGACGGTCGGGATGGCGCGGGGAGAGTGGGCGGCGGCGCCGCACCTCACTCCGGCCGCCGTCTTCTGGGTGCTCTTCTGCGGCGTCGGCCCGGTCGGGCTCGGCTACTACTGGTGGGAGATCGGCGTCAAGCAGGCGCCGCCGCACCTGGCCGCCACGCTCTCCTTCTCTATCCCGGTCGTCTCCGCGGTGCTGATCGGCCTCGCCTATCGGCAGGCTCTCAGTCCCGGCCTTCTTCCGGGCGCCGCGCTCATCACGCTCGGAGCCGTCGTGGCGAGGGGCGCGCGCACACCGGCCTGA